One part of the Chryseobacterium mulctrae genome encodes these proteins:
- a CDS encoding response regulator transcription factor, which produces MSISIAIVEDEKNYNNALKKVIDYQNDMKVIAQFFDGNTALKKLSNISPDVVMMDIQLQDILGIDIIGKLKIEMPNTQFIMCTSFDNDEMIFNSLKAGAMGYLIKGESMDKILSSIRDVYNGGAPMSFSIARRVLAHFEKKTIEIKDLEELTKRETEIVELLSQGLLYKEIADKLFISIDTVKKHVGNIYRKLHVNNKVEAINKFNHFKN; this is translated from the coding sequence ATGAGCATTTCTATCGCCATAGTAGAAGACGAAAAAAACTACAACAATGCGTTGAAGAAAGTCATCGATTATCAAAATGATATGAAGGTGATTGCTCAGTTTTTTGACGGAAATACTGCTCTGAAAAAATTATCTAATATTTCTCCGGATGTAGTGATGATGGATATCCAACTTCAGGATATTCTCGGTATTGATATTATCGGAAAGTTGAAGATAGAGATGCCTAACACACAATTCATCATGTGCACAAGCTTTGATAATGACGAAATGATTTTCAATTCTCTTAAAGCCGGAGCAATGGGCTATCTGATCAAAGGGGAAAGCATGGATAAAATCCTGAGCTCTATTCGCGATGTCTATAATGGTGGTGCACCCATGAGTTTTTCAATTGCAAGAAGAGTTTTAGCTCATTTTGAAAAAAAAACAATTGAAATAAAAGATCTTGAAGAGCTTACAAAACGGGAGACTGAGATCGTAGAACTTTTATCTCAAGGACTTTTATACAAAGAAATTGCAGATAAACTATTTATAAGCATTGATACCGTAAAAAAACACGTCGGAAATATCTACAGAAAACTTCACGTCAATAACAAAGTGGAGGCTATTAATAAATTTAACCATTTTAAAAACTAG
- the rplQ gene encoding 50S ribosomal protein L17, with protein sequence MRHGKKFNHLGRTSSHRSALLSNMACSLIEHKRINTTVAKAKALRVYVEPLLTKAKEDTTHNRRIVFAYLQSKEAVTELFRTVAPKIAERNGGYTRIIKTGFRQGDAADMALIELVDFNELYNPNAEEKKTTRRSRRSTTAKVAVEAAPVAEEKVEEPKAESTDSTEEKAGE encoded by the coding sequence ATGAGACACGGTAAAAAATTCAATCACTTAGGAAGAACTTCTTCTCACAGAAGCGCGTTACTTTCTAATATGGCTTGTTCTCTAATTGAGCATAAGAGAATCAACACTACTGTAGCTAAAGCGAAAGCTTTAAGAGTATATGTTGAGCCTCTATTAACAAAGGCAAAAGAAGATACTACACACAATAGAAGAATTGTTTTCGCATATCTTCAAAGTAAAGAAGCAGTTACTGAACTTTTCAGAACAGTAGCTCCTAAAATCGCAGAAAGAAACGGAGGTTATACAAGAATCATCAAGACTGGTTTCAGACAAGGTGATGCTGCTGATATGGCCCTTATCGAGCTTGTTGATTTCAACGAACTTTACAATCCTAATGCTGAGGAGAAAAAGACGACAAGAAGAAGTAGAAGATCTACTACTGCAAAAGTAGCTGTTGAAGCTGCTCCTGTAGCAGAAGAAAAAGTTGAAGAGCCTAAAGCTGAATCAACAGATTCTACTGAAGAAAAAGCTGGAGAATAA
- a CDS encoding DNA-directed RNA polymerase subunit alpha, which translates to MAILQFIKPDKVILLNSDEFKGQFEFRPLEPGFGLTIGNALRRVLLSSLEGYAISSIKIEGVEHEFSTIPGVIEDVTEIILNLKQVRLKATAENQASEQVVAKVSGQTVITAGDLGQSINGFEILNPDLMICNLNSDVTFEITFNIEKGRGYVPSEQNKSNNAPVGTIAIDSIFTPIKKVQYSIENYRVEQKTDYEKLVLDIETDGSISPQNALTEASKILIYHFMLFSDERITLETEAVKASIQYDEETLHTRQLLKSKLADMDLSVRALNCLKAAEVETLGELVSYSKSDLMKFRNFGKKSLTELEELVHSKGLNFGFDVAKYKLDADN; encoded by the coding sequence ATGGCAATTTTACAATTCATAAAACCCGATAAAGTAATTCTACTTAACTCTGATGAATTTAAAGGTCAATTCGAATTTCGTCCTTTAGAACCAGGTTTCGGGCTTACAATCGGTAATGCTTTGAGAAGAGTGTTGCTTTCTTCTCTGGAAGGATACGCTATTTCATCTATCAAAATAGAAGGTGTAGAGCACGAATTTTCAACTATCCCAGGAGTAATTGAAGACGTTACCGAGATTATTCTTAACCTTAAGCAAGTAAGACTTAAAGCTACAGCAGAAAACCAAGCTTCAGAGCAGGTAGTTGCTAAAGTTTCTGGTCAAACTGTAATTACTGCTGGAGATTTAGGACAGTCTATCAACGGATTTGAAATCTTGAATCCAGATTTGATGATCTGTAACCTAAACTCTGATGTTACTTTTGAAATCACGTTTAATATAGAAAAGGGAAGAGGATACGTTCCTTCTGAACAAAACAAATCAAACAATGCACCTGTAGGTACTATTGCTATTGATTCTATCTTTACGCCGATCAAAAAAGTACAGTATAGTATTGAAAATTACCGTGTAGAGCAAAAAACAGACTACGAAAAATTGGTTTTGGATATAGAAACTGATGGCTCAATAAGCCCTCAGAATGCTTTAACTGAAGCTTCTAAGATATTAATTTATCACTTCATGTTGTTCTCTGATGAGAGAATCACGCTGGAGACTGAAGCTGTGAAAGCATCTATCCAATACGATGAAGAGACACTTCACACAAGACAACTACTTAAGTCTAAATTAGCAGATATGGATCTTTCTGTAAGAGCCCTAAACTGTCTGAAAGCAGCTGAAGTAGAAACTCTAGGTGAGCTTGTTTCTTATAGTAAGTCTGATTTGATGAAATTCAGAAATTTTGGTAAAAAATCTTTGACAGAACTAGAAGAATTGGTGCATTCAAAAGGTCTTAACTTCGGTTTCGACGTTGCAAAATATAAATTAGACGCTGATAATTAA
- the rpsD gene encoding 30S ribosomal protein S4 has product MARYIGPKTKIARKFGAAIYGDDKNFEKRKNQPPGQHGPNKRRGAKKSEYAVQLMEKQKAKYTYGILERQFANLFEKAHRSKGVTGEVLLQLCESRLDNVVYRLGFAKTRSGARQLTSHRHITVNGEILNIPSYLVKAGDVIAVREKSKSLEVVADALASKANYEWLQFNDEKKEGTFISAPERIQIPEDIKEQLIVELYSK; this is encoded by the coding sequence ATGGCAAGATATATTGGACCTAAAACTAAGATTGCTAGAAAGTTTGGTGCTGCAATCTACGGAGATGATAAAAACTTCGAGAAAAGAAAAAACCAACCGCCAGGACAACACGGTCCTAACAAAAGAAGAGGAGCAAAGAAATCTGAATATGCTGTTCAGTTAATGGAAAAGCAAAAAGCTAAATATACTTACGGTATTTTAGAAAGACAATTTGCTAACCTTTTTGAAAAAGCTCACAGAAGTAAAGGTGTAACAGGTGAAGTTCTATTACAACTTTGCGAATCAAGATTGGATAACGTTGTTTACAGATTAGGTTTTGCTAAAACTAGATCTGGTGCAAGACAATTAACTTCTCACAGACACATTACTGTAAATGGTGAGATCCTTAACATTCCATCTTATTTAGTAAAAGCTGGTGATGTAATCGCTGTAAGAGAAAAATCTAAGTCTCTAGAGGTTGTTGCTGATGCTTTGGCATCAAAAGCAAACTATGAGTGGTTACAATTCAACGACGAGAAAAAAGAAGGTACCTTCATTTCTGCTCCTGAAAGAATCCAAATCCCGGAAGACATCAAGGAACAGCTTATCGTCGAACTTTACTCTAAATAA
- the rpsK gene encoding 30S ribosomal protein S11, with product MAKQTKVVKKRKVKVEAIGEAHIQASFNNIIISLTNKSGEVISWASAGKMGFRGSKKNTPFAAQMAAENCSTVAHEAGLRRVKVYVKGPGAGRESAIRTIHNSGIEVSEIIDVTPMPHNGCRPPKRRRV from the coding sequence ATGGCAAAACAAACTAAAGTAGTTAAAAAAAGAAAAGTAAAAGTTGAGGCTATAGGAGAAGCGCATATTCAAGCTTCTTTCAATAACATCATCATTTCTTTAACAAATAAAAGCGGAGAGGTTATCTCTTGGGCATCTGCCGGTAAAATGGGGTTCAGAGGTTCTAAAAAGAACACTCCTTTTGCTGCTCAAATGGCAGCAGAAAATTGCTCTACTGTAGCTCACGAAGCGGGTCTTAGAAGAGTAAAGGTGTATGTGAAAGGTCCAGGTGCAGGTAGAGAATCTGCTATCAGAACTATTCACAATTCAGGTATCGAAGTTAGCGAAATTATTGACGTTACTCCTATGCCACACAATGGATGTAGACCACCGAAAAGAAGAAGAGTTTAA
- the rpsM gene encoding 30S ribosomal protein S13 translates to MARISGIDLPKNKRGVIGLTYIYGVGRSTSSEILKAAGISEDKKVNEWNDDELAAIRNYISENIKVEGELRSEVQLNIKRLMDIGCQRGIRHRLGLPLRGQRTKNNSRTRKGKRKTVANKKKASK, encoded by the coding sequence ATGGCGAGAATTTCAGGTATTGATTTACCAAAAAACAAAAGAGGTGTTATCGGTTTAACTTATATCTATGGAGTTGGAAGAAGTACTTCTTCTGAAATCCTTAAGGCTGCCGGTATCAGCGAAGACAAGAAAGTCAACGAATGGAATGACGATGAATTGGCTGCAATCAGAAACTATATCTCAGAAAACATTAAAGTGGAAGGAGAGCTTAGATCTGAAGTGCAATTGAACATCAAGAGATTGATGGACATAGGATGCCAACGAGGAATACGTCACAGACTAGGACTACCTTTAAGAGGCCAGAGAACGAAAAACAACTCTAGAACCCGTAAAGGAAAGAGAAAAACTGTTGCTAACAAGAAAAAAGCAAGTAAATAA
- the rpmJ gene encoding 50S ribosomal protein L36, with translation MKVRASIKKRSADCKIVRRKGVLFVINKKNPKFKQRQG, from the coding sequence ATGAAAGTTAGAGCATCAATTAAAAAAAGAAGTGCTGATTGCAAAATCGTTCGTAGAAAAGGCGTTCTATTTGTAATCAACAAGAAAAACCCAAAATTTAAACAAAGACAAGGCTAA
- the infA gene encoding translation initiation factor IF-1: MAKQKHIEQDGVITEALSNAQFRVELENGHVLIAHISGKMRMHYIKLLPGDKVKLEMSPYDLSKGRITFRY; the protein is encoded by the coding sequence ATGGCAAAACAAAAACATATCGAACAAGATGGCGTTATAACGGAAGCACTTTCGAACGCTCAGTTCCGTGTAGAACTAGAAAATGGGCATGTACTTATTGCTCATATCTCTGGTAAAATGCGTATGCATTATATTAAACTATTACCTGGTGATAAGGTAAAATTAGAAATGTCTCCTTACGATCTTTCAAAGGGGAGAATTACATTTAGATATTAA
- the secY gene encoding preprotein translocase subunit SecY: MKEFIQTLKNIWSLKELRDKILFTLGIILVYRFASFISLPAINLAEVGDLLEHYKNQGGNKQGAGLLGLLSSFTGGAFSHASVMALGIMPYISASIIVQLMGMAIPYLQKLQKDGESGRNTLNQITRWLTIGVCLVQAPSYLTSITQLFLPYAQFQSAYFIDPNSIMFWLPSIVILVAGSVFAMWLGEKITDKGIGNGISILIMVGILSRLPEAFVQEIAVQNGKGGLGSIMIMIEVIFWMLVVLLAVVLSVAVRKIPIQYVSRAQARGGVNRNLMQGARQWIPLKVNAAGVMPIIFAQALMFVPGLLTKVDESNTFLAGFKNVFSWQYNVLFALLIIIFSFFYTAITIPVNQMADDLKRNGGLVPKVRPGKETADYLDDILSKITLPGAIFLSIFAVLPAIVHGSLVQTDAFALFFGGTSLLIMVGVVLDTVQQINTYLLNHHYDGLMQSKLSRSTGY, translated from the coding sequence ATGAAAGAATTTATACAAACCCTCAAAAATATTTGGAGTCTTAAGGAACTTAGAGATAAAATTCTATTTACTTTAGGGATTATCCTTGTGTATAGATTCGCATCTTTTATCTCTTTACCTGCGATTAACCTTGCAGAAGTAGGAGATCTCTTAGAGCATTATAAAAATCAAGGCGGTAACAAGCAAGGAGCAGGTCTCCTTGGCTTGCTTTCGTCGTTTACAGGAGGAGCTTTCAGCCACGCTTCTGTAATGGCGTTGGGTATCATGCCTTATATTTCTGCTTCTATTATTGTTCAGTTGATGGGGATGGCAATTCCTTATCTTCAGAAACTTCAAAAAGACGGAGAGTCTGGTAGAAACACATTGAATCAAATTACTAGATGGTTAACCATTGGGGTTTGTCTTGTACAGGCACCTTCTTATTTAACTTCTATTACTCAGTTGTTCTTACCATATGCTCAGTTCCAGTCTGCATACTTTATAGATCCAAACTCTATTATGTTCTGGTTACCAAGTATTGTTATCTTGGTTGCAGGTTCTGTATTTGCAATGTGGTTAGGTGAAAAAATTACCGATAAAGGTATTGGAAATGGTATTTCTATCCTTATTATGGTAGGTATTTTATCTAGATTACCAGAAGCATTTGTACAAGAAATTGCAGTACAAAACGGAAAAGGAGGATTAGGTTCTATCATGATTATGATTGAAGTAATATTCTGGATGTTGGTGGTTCTTTTAGCAGTAGTATTATCTGTTGCGGTAAGAAAAATCCCTATTCAGTATGTAAGCAGAGCTCAAGCAAGAGGAGGTGTAAATAGAAATCTAATGCAAGGAGCGAGACAGTGGATTCCGCTAAAAGTTAATGCAGCCGGTGTAATGCCGATTATCTTTGCTCAGGCATTGATGTTCGTACCTGGTTTGTTGACCAAAGTAGATGAGTCTAATACTTTTCTTGCAGGTTTCAAAAATGTTTTTAGCTGGCAATACAACGTATTGTTTGCGCTATTAATTATTATCTTTTCATTTTTCTATACCGCAATTACAATTCCGGTAAACCAAATGGCCGATGATCTTAAGAGAAATGGCGGTTTGGTACCTAAAGTAAGACCCGGTAAAGAGACTGCTGATTACCTAGATGATATTTTATCAAAAATTACCTTGCCAGGTGCGATATTTTTATCTATCTTTGCAGTCCTTCCAGCAATAGTGCATGGAAGTCTTGTTCAGACAGATGCGTTCGCCCTATTTTTTGGGGGAACTTCGTTGCTAATTATGGTTGGGGTAGTATTAGATACTGTTCAACAGATTAACACTTATCTGCTGAATCATCATTATGATGGCTTAATGCAGTCTAAATTATCAAGATCGACTGGATATTAA
- the rplO gene encoding 50S ribosomal protein L15, translating to MNLNNIKPAAGSTFSSKRIGRGQGSGKGGTSTKGHKGQKARAGYSQKIGFEGGQMPLQRRLPKFGFKNVNRKEYRAINLDDIQILIENNSVTGDITKEVLVQHGLATKNEIVKIMGRGELKSAISITADKFTKSAEELIAKAGGKAITL from the coding sequence ATGAATTTAAACAACATAAAGCCTGCTGCAGGTTCTACATTTAGTTCTAAAAGAATTGGTAGAGGACAAGGTAGTGGAAAAGGAGGTACTTCTACAAAAGGTCACAAAGGTCAGAAAGCAAGAGCTGGTTATTCTCAGAAAATCGGTTTTGAAGGAGGACAGATGCCTTTGCAAAGAAGATTACCTAAATTCGGTTTCAAAAACGTAAACAGAAAAGAATATAGAGCTATTAATCTTGATGATATCCAAATTTTAATTGAAAATAATTCTGTAACAGGAGATATTACAAAAGAAGTTTTGGTACAGCACGGTCTAGCTACTAAAAATGAAATAGTGAAAATTATGGGGAGAGGAGAATTGAAGTCTGCGATTTCAATTACTGCTGACAAATTCACTAAATCTGCTGAAGAGCTTATTGCTAAAGCAGGTGGAAAAGCAATTACCTTATAA
- the rpmD gene encoding 50S ribosomal protein L30 — MATIKVKQVRSAIGRTKTQKRTLEALGFKKLHQVVEHEATPSILGMIAAVSHLLEVQK, encoded by the coding sequence ATGGCAACAATTAAAGTAAAGCAAGTAAGAAGCGCTATTGGTAGAACAAAAACCCAAAAGAGAACGCTTGAAGCATTAGGATTTAAGAAACTTCACCAAGTTGTAGAGCACGAAGCTACTCCTTCTATTTTAGGAATGATAGCTGCAGTTAGTCACTTACTTGAAGTTCAAAAATAA
- the rpsE gene encoding 30S ribosomal protein S5: MLGLDNIERVKPGGLELKDRLVAVNRVTKVTKGGRAFGFSAIVVVGDEAGTIGFGLGKSKEVASAIAKAVEDAKKNLVKVPVMNHTIPHQTTARYGGADIFLRPASHGTGLIAGGAVRAVLESAGIHDILSKSKGSSNPHNVVKATFKALLDIRRPEEIARMRGVSLTKVFNG, from the coding sequence ATGTTAGGACTAGATAATATAGAAAGAGTAAAACCGGGAGGATTAGAACTTAAAGATCGTCTCGTAGCTGTTAATAGAGTAACAAAAGTAACTAAAGGAGGTAGAGCTTTCGGATTTTCTGCAATTGTTGTTGTAGGAGACGAAGCTGGAACTATCGGTTTTGGTTTAGGAAAATCTAAGGAAGTTGCTTCTGCTATTGCTAAGGCGGTAGAAGATGCTAAGAAAAACTTAGTAAAAGTTCCTGTAATGAACCATACTATCCCTCACCAGACTACTGCAAGATACGGTGGTGCAGATATCTTCTTGAGACCTGCTTCTCACGGTACAGGTCTTATCGCAGGTGGTGCGGTAAGAGCGGTATTAGAATCTGCTGGTATTCACGATATCCTTTCAAAATCTAAAGGATCTTCAAACCCTCACAATGTAGTAAAGGCAACTTTCAAAGCATTGTTAGACATCAGAAGACCAGAAGAAATTGCAAGAATGAGAGGAGTTTCTCTAACTAAAGTGTTTAACGGTTAA
- the rplR gene encoding 50S ribosomal protein L18, which translates to MALSKLEKRIRIKRRVRGKISGSADLPRLSVYKSNKEIYAQLIDDKDGKTLASASSREKGVDANGTKSEVSAAVGKAIAAKALAAGIETIVFDRNGFVYHGRVKALADGAREGGLKF; encoded by the coding sequence ATGGCACTAAGTAAATTAGAAAAAAGAATAAGAATCAAAAGAAGAGTAAGAGGAAAAATCTCTGGATCTGCTGATTTGCCAAGATTATCTGTATATAAGAGTAATAAGGAAATTTACGCTCAGTTAATCGACGATAAAGACGGAAAAACTTTAGCTTCAGCTTCTTCTAGAGAGAAAGGAGTAGACGCTAACGGAACAAAAAGTGAAGTTTCTGCTGCTGTAGGTAAAGCAATCGCTGCTAAAGCTCTTGCTGCAGGAATCGAAACTATTGTATTTGATAGAAACGGATTCGTATATCACGGAAGAGTTAAGGCTCTAGCTGATGGTGCGAGAGAAGGAGGACTTAAATTCTAA
- the rplF gene encoding 50S ribosomal protein L6 — MSRIGKAIITIPAGITVSEKEGVVTVKGPKGELSQELTEGITIEQNEGTLTVNRPSDAKQHRALHGLYRALIANMIVGVNTGFEKKLELVGVGYRASHAGQKLELALGFSHGIVLELPSEVKVDTLTEKGKNPIITLTSHDNQLLGMVAAKIRSFRKPEPYKGKGVKFVGEIVRRKAGKSA, encoded by the coding sequence ATGTCAAGAATTGGTAAAGCAATTATAACAATTCCAGCTGGTATCACAGTTTCTGAAAAAGAAGGTGTAGTTACAGTAAAAGGTCCTAAAGGAGAACTTTCTCAGGAGCTTACAGAAGGAATTACAATTGAGCAAAACGAAGGTACGTTAACTGTTAACAGACCATCTGATGCTAAACAACACAGAGCACTTCACGGTTTATACAGAGCGTTAATCGCTAATATGATCGTTGGTGTAAACACTGGTTTCGAAAAGAAACTAGAATTAGTAGGGGTAGGATACAGAGCTTCTCATGCAGGTCAAAAACTTGAGTTAGCTTTAGGATTCTCTCACGGTATCGTTTTAGAACTTCCTAGCGAAGTGAAAGTTGATACATTGACTGAAAAAGGTAAAAACCCAATTATTACTTTAACGTCTCACGACAACCAACTTCTAGGGATGGTAGCTGCAAAGATCAGATCTTTCAGAAAACCTGAGCCATACAAAGGAAAAGGTGTGAAATTCGTAGGAGAAATTGTAAGACGTAAAGCTGGTAAATCTGCTTAA
- the rpsH gene encoding 30S ribosomal protein S8, translating to MVTDPISDFLTRVRNAQSAGHKVVEIPASKIKKEITKILFDQGYILNFKFEENAVQGNIKIALKYDKQTNKPAIKSIQRASRPGLRQYKGSGELPRVLNGLGISIISTSKGVMTDKKAREEKVGGEVICYVY from the coding sequence ATGGTAACAGATCCAATTTCAGATTTCCTAACTAGAGTAAGGAACGCACAAAGCGCAGGCCACAAAGTGGTGGAAATTCCTGCATCGAAAATCAAAAAGGAGATTACAAAGATTTTATTTGATCAAGGGTATATCTTAAACTTTAAGTTTGAAGAGAACGCTGTTCAAGGAAACATCAAAATCGCTTTGAAGTACGATAAGCAAACCAACAAACCAGCTATTAAATCTATCCAAAGAGCTTCTAGACCAGGTTTGAGACAGTACAAAGGTTCAGGTGAACTTCCAAGAGTACTAAACGGTTTGGGTATTTCTATCATCTCTACTTCTAAAGGAGTAATGACTGACAAGAAAGCTAGAGAAGAGAAAGTAGGCGGTGAAGTAATCTGCTATGTTTATTAA
- the rpsN gene encoding 30S ribosomal protein S14, with translation MAKESMKARERKREATVAKYAEKRKALKEAGDYEGLQKLPKNASPVRLHNRCKLTGRPRGYMRTFGISRVTFREMANNGLIPGVKKASW, from the coding sequence ATGGCTAAAGAATCAATGAAAGCGCGTGAGCGCAAAAGAGAAGCTACTGTAGCTAAATACGCTGAAAAAAGAAAGGCTCTTAAAGAAGCAGGTGATTATGAAGGACTTCAAAAATTACCAAAAAACGCTTCACCTGTAAGATTACACAACAGATGTAAATTAACAGGTAGACCAAGAGGTTACATGAGAACTTTCGGTATTTCAAGAGTAACTTTCAGAGAAATGGCCAACAACGGTCTTATCCCGGGAGTGAAAAAAGCTAGTTGGTAA
- the rplE gene encoding 50S ribosomal protein L5: MEYIARPKKAYKETIVPAMMEEFGYKSVMQVPRLEKIILSQGLGDATADKKIIDYAVEELTNITGQKAVGTISKKDEAAFKLRKGMPVGAKVTLRATKMYEFLDRLTSSALPRIRDFSGIKADGFDGRGNYNLGITEQIIFPEIAIDKVKKIQGMDITFVTTAKTDKEAKALLTHFGLPFKKN; this comes from the coding sequence ATGGAATATATAGCAAGACCCAAAAAAGCATATAAAGAAACGATTGTTCCTGCAATGATGGAAGAATTCGGATACAAATCAGTAATGCAAGTACCAAGACTAGAGAAAATTATTTTATCTCAAGGTTTAGGAGACGCTACTGCTGATAAAAAGATCATCGATTATGCTGTAGAAGAACTTACAAATATCACTGGTCAAAAGGCTGTTGGTACTATCTCTAAGAAAGATGAAGCTGCTTTCAAATTAAGAAAAGGTATGCCTGTAGGTGCTAAGGTAACTCTTAGAGCTACAAAAATGTACGAATTCTTAGACAGATTAACTTCTTCTGCTTTGCCACGTATCAGAGATTTTTCTGGTATCAAAGCTGATGGTTTCGACGGTAGAGGTAACTATAACTTAGGTATTACTGAGCAGATTATCTTCCCTGAGATCGCAATCGACAAAGTAAAGAAAATCCAAGGGATGGACATTACTTTCGTTACTACTGCGAAAACAGACAAAGAAGCTAAAGCATTATTAACTCACTTCGGTTTACCATTCAAAAAGAACTAA
- the rplX gene encoding 50S ribosomal protein L24 has protein sequence MSKLKIKRGDNVIITTGKKDIKGKTGEVIEVIKKEGKDPRVIVAGLNIVKKHVKPSASNPQGGITEKEASLHISNVALVGKDGKAIKIGYKIEGDKKVRINKKTGETL, from the coding sequence ATGTCAAAGTTAAAAATAAAAAGAGGAGATAACGTAATCATTACTACTGGTAAAAAAGATATCAAAGGTAAAACTGGTGAAGTTATTGAAGTGATCAAAAAAGAAGGAAAAGACCCTAGAGTAATCGTTGCAGGACTTAACATCGTTAAAAAACACGTTAAGCCTTCAGCTTCAAATCCTCAAGGAGGAATTACTGAAAAGGAAGCTTCTCTTCATATCTCAAACGTAGCTTTAGTTGGTAAAGACGGAAAAGCTATCAAAATCGGTTACAAAATCGAAGGAGATAAGAAAGTAAGAATCAACAAAAAAACGGGTGAAACTTTATAA
- the rplN gene encoding 50S ribosomal protein L14, whose translation MLQTESRLKVADNTGAKEVLVIRVLGGTRRRYASVGDKIVVTIKDSTPSGNAKKGQVSKAVVVRTKKAVRRKDGSYIKFEDNACVLLNAGGEMRGTRVFGPVARELRDKEYMKIISLAPEVL comes from the coding sequence ATGTTACAAACAGAATCAAGATTAAAAGTTGCTGATAACACAGGTGCAAAAGAAGTACTAGTTATTAGAGTTCTGGGAGGAACCAGAAGAAGATATGCTTCAGTTGGTGATAAAATCGTAGTTACTATTAAAGATTCTACACCATCAGGAAACGCAAAAAAAGGTCAGGTATCTAAAGCAGTTGTAGTAAGAACTAAAAAAGCAGTGAGAAGAAAAGATGGTTCATACATCAAATTCGAAGACAATGCTTGTGTTTTACTAAACGCTGGAGGAGAAATGAGAGGAACACGTGTTTTCGGACCGGTTGCTCGTGAGTTGAGAGACAAAGAATATATGAAAATCATTTCATTAGCTCCTGAAGTACTTTAA
- the rpsQ gene encoding 30S ribosomal protein S17, producing MDRNLRKERIGVVSSNKMEKTIVVSETTRVKHPMYGKFVLKTKKYTAHDENNECAEGDTVLIQETRPLSKSKRWRLVRIIEKAK from the coding sequence ATGGATAGAAATTTAAGAAAAGAAAGAATCGGAGTGGTTTCCAGCAATAAAATGGAAAAAACTATTGTTGTTAGTGAAACGACTAGAGTAAAACACCCGATGTACGGTAAATTCGTTTTGAAAACGAAAAAATATACTGCACACGACGAAAACAACGAATGCGCAGAAGGAGATACAGTTCTTATCCAAGAAACTAGACCTTTAAGCAAGAGTAAGAGATGGAGATTAGTAAGAATCATTGAAAAAGCTAAGTAA
- the rpmC gene encoding 50S ribosomal protein L29 translates to MKQAEIKNLSLEDVQAKLTEAKAQFSKMKLAHKISPLENPIQIRDLRKTIARLNTELTNKQ, encoded by the coding sequence ATGAAACAAGCTGAAATTAAAAATCTAAGCCTTGAAGATGTTCAAGCTAAATTGACTGAAGCTAAAGCTCAATTTTCAAAAATGAAATTGGCTCACAAAATCAGTCCACTTGAAAATCCGATCCAAATCAGAGATTTAAGAAAAACAATCGCAAGATTAAATACTGAGTTAACTAACAAACAATAA